Proteins encoded within one genomic window of Glycine soja cultivar W05 chromosome 1, ASM419377v2, whole genome shotgun sequence:
- the LOC114422263 gene encoding ribonuclease III domain-containing protein RNC1, chloroplastic-like isoform X4, whose translation MAERLLMKHLDAPGLWLQEKHRRLLMNKYCGRYLRAKHLHRVIIFDEKVQDTYEHNRRKRNPATTAVQQALHGLSYLVYGKRDVRRLMFEVFDFEQIQPKEVV comes from the coding sequence ATGGCTGAAAGATTATTGATGAAGCATTTAGATGCTCCGGGGTTGTGGCTACAAGAGAAGCACCGTCGCCTTCTTATGAACAAGTATTGTGGAAGATATTTGAGGGCCAAACATCTTCACCGGGTTATTATATTTGATGAGAAGGTTCAAGACACTTATGAGCATAACCGGAGAAAGAGAAACCCAGCCACGACAGCTGTTCAACAAGCTCTTCATGGGCTTTCGTATCTTGTTTATGGGAAACGTGATGTGAGGCGTCTGATGTTTGAGGTTTTTGACTTTGAGCAGATCCAGCCAAAAGAAGTAGTTTAA
- the LOC114422263 gene encoding ribonuclease III domain-containing protein RNC1, chloroplastic-like isoform X1 codes for MELSSSFIFSPKPCSFPPPNYSLSPLIRNRNPNFRILAVALEPQQQQDFPSGNSPQRLLKELAERKKATSPKKGPPRRFILRPPIDDNKLAERFLSSPQLCLKLFPLLSSCLPSSRLNNADKLWIDEYLLEAKQALGYSLEPSETLGDDNPAKQFDTLLYLAFQHPSCERTKARHVRSGHSRLSFLGQYVLELALTEFFLQRYPRESPGPMRERVFGLIGKRSLPKWIKAASLHNLIFTFDDMDKIMRREKEGPVKSVFWALFGAIYLCFGMPEVYRVLFEVFGMDPDAEDCQPKLRRQLEDVDYVSAEFEGKLSWQDIVAYKPPADALFEHPRLFRACVPPGMHRFRGNIWDYDTRPHVMKTLGYPLEMTDRIPEITEARNVELGLGLQLCFMHPSKFKFEHPRFCYERLEYIGQKIQDLVMAERLLMKHLDAPGLWLQEKHRRLLMNKYCGRYLRAKHLHRVIIFDEKVQDTYEHNRRKRNPATTAVQQALHGLSYLVYGKRDVRRLMFEVFDFEQIQPKEVV; via the exons GAAACAGAAACCCCAATTTCCGAATTCTCGCGGTGGCCTTAGAGCCCCAACAGCAACAAGACTTCCCCAGCGGGAACAGTCCTCAGCGACTCCTCAAGGAACTCGCCGAACGCAAGAAAGCAACTTCCCCCAAAAAAGGACCCCCGAGGAGGTTCATTCTAAGGCCCCCAATAGACGACAACAAATTAGCAGAAAGGTTTCTCAGCAGCCCACAACTTTGTCTCAAATTGTTTCCCTTGTTGAGTTCGTGTTTGCCTTCGTCGCGCCTCAACAATGCGGATAAATTGTGGATTGACGAGTACTTGCTCGAAGCGAAGCAAGCTCTGGGGTACTCCCTCGAGCCCTCGGAGACGCTCGGGGACGATAACCCCGCGAAGCAGTTCGACACACTGCTGTACTTGGCGTTCCAGCACCCGTCGTGCGAGAGGACGAAGGCGCGGCACGTGCGGTCGGGGCATTCGAGGTTGTCTTTTCTGGGACAGTACGTGCTCGAGTTGGCGCTGACGGAGTTTTTCTTGCAGAGGTATCCGAGGGAGTCGCCGGGTCCGATGAGGGAGAGAGTGTTTGGGTTGATAGGGAAGAGGAGCTTGCCCAAGTGGATTAAAGCTGCTAGCTTGCACAATTTGATATTTACGTTTGATGATATGGATAAGATCATGAGGAGGGAGAAGGAAGGTCCTGTCAA GTCAGTATTTTGGGCTTTGTTTGGGGCTATCTATCTTTGTTTTGGTATGCCAGAAGTGTATCGTGTTCTTTTTGAAGTCTTCGGAATGGATCCAGATGCCGAAGATTGCCAGCCCAAATTGCGTAGACAACTTGAAGATGTGGATTATGTATCTGCTGAGTTTGAAGGCAAGCTAAGCTGGCAAGATATCGTTGCATATAAG CCTCCCGCAGATGCTCTGTTTGAACACCCAAGGCTATTCAGAGCTTGTGTTCCCCCAGGAATGCATCGGTTTAGGGGCAATATATGGGATTACGATACAAGACCCCATGTTATGAAAACACTTGGATATCCATTAGAAATGACAGACAGAATCCCAGAAATTACTGAAGCCAGGAACGTAGAGCTTGGACTTGGATTGCAG CTTTGTTTCATGCATCCATCGAAGTTCAAATTTGAGCATCCTCGATTTTGCTATGAGAGATTAGAATACATTGGCCAAAAGATACAG gaTTTGGTGATGGCTGAAAGATTATTGATGAAGCATTTAGATGCTCCGGGGTTGTGGCTACAAGAGAAGCACCGTCGCCTTCTTATGAACAAGTATTGTGGAAGATATTTGAGGGCCAAACATCTTCACCGGGTTATTATATTTGATGAGAAGGTTCAAGACACTTATGAGCATAACCGGAGAAAGAGAAACCCAGCCACGACAGCTGTTCAACAAGCTCTTCATGGGCTTTCGTATCTTGTTTATGGGAAACGTGATGTGAGGCGTCTGATGTTTGAGGTTTTTGACTTTGAGCAGATCCAGCCAAAAGAAGTAGTTTAA
- the LOC114422263 gene encoding ribonuclease III domain-containing protein RNC1, chloroplastic-like isoform X3 produces the protein MPEVYRVLFEVFGMDPDAEDCQPKLRRQLEDVDYVSAEFEGKLSWQDIVAYKPPADALFEHPRLFRACVPPGMHRFRGNIWDYDTRPHVMKTLGYPLEMTDRIPEITEARNVELGLGLQLCFMHPSKFKFEHPRFCYERLEYIGQKIQDLVMAERLLMKHLDAPGLWLQEKHRRLLMNKYCGRYLRAKHLHRVIIFDEKVQDTYEHNRRKRNPATTAVQQALHGLSYLVYGKRDVRRLMFEVFDFEQIQPKEVV, from the exons ATGCCAGAAGTGTATCGTGTTCTTTTTGAAGTCTTCGGAATGGATCCAGATGCCGAAGATTGCCAGCCCAAATTGCGTAGACAACTTGAAGATGTGGATTATGTATCTGCTGAGTTTGAAGGCAAGCTAAGCTGGCAAGATATCGTTGCATATAAG CCTCCCGCAGATGCTCTGTTTGAACACCCAAGGCTATTCAGAGCTTGTGTTCCCCCAGGAATGCATCGGTTTAGGGGCAATATATGGGATTACGATACAAGACCCCATGTTATGAAAACACTTGGATATCCATTAGAAATGACAGACAGAATCCCAGAAATTACTGAAGCCAGGAACGTAGAGCTTGGACTTGGATTGCAG CTTTGTTTCATGCATCCATCGAAGTTCAAATTTGAGCATCCTCGATTTTGCTATGAGAGATTAGAATACATTGGCCAAAAGATACAG gaTTTGGTGATGGCTGAAAGATTATTGATGAAGCATTTAGATGCTCCGGGGTTGTGGCTACAAGAGAAGCACCGTCGCCTTCTTATGAACAAGTATTGTGGAAGATATTTGAGGGCCAAACATCTTCACCGGGTTATTATATTTGATGAGAAGGTTCAAGACACTTATGAGCATAACCGGAGAAAGAGAAACCCAGCCACGACAGCTGTTCAACAAGCTCTTCATGGGCTTTCGTATCTTGTTTATGGGAAACGTGATGTGAGGCGTCTGATGTTTGAGGTTTTTGACTTTGAGCAGATCCAGCCAAAAGAAGTAGTTTAA
- the LOC114422263 gene encoding ribonuclease III domain-containing protein RNC1, chloroplastic-like isoform X2 yields MELSSSFIFSPKPCSFPPPNYSLSPLIRNRNPNFRILAVALEPQQQQDFPSGNSPQRLLKELAERKKATSPKKGPPRRFILRPPIDDNKLAERFLSSPQLCLKLFPLLSSCLPSSRLNNADKLWIDEYLLEAKQALGYSLEPSETLGDDNPAKQFDTLLYLAFQHPSCERTKARHVRSGHSRLSFLGQYVLELALTEFFLQRYPRESPGPMRERVFGLIGKRSLPKWIKAASLHNLIFTFDDMDKIMRREKEGPVKSVFWALFGAIYLCFGMPEVYRVLFEVFGMDPDAEDCQPKLRRQLEDVDYVSAEFEGKLSWQDIVAYKPPADALFEHPRLFRACVPPGMHRFRGNIWDYDTRPHVMKTLGYPLEMTDRIPEITEARNVELGLGLQLCFMHPSKFKFEHPRFCYERLEYIGQKIQVLFCLLSK; encoded by the exons GAAACAGAAACCCCAATTTCCGAATTCTCGCGGTGGCCTTAGAGCCCCAACAGCAACAAGACTTCCCCAGCGGGAACAGTCCTCAGCGACTCCTCAAGGAACTCGCCGAACGCAAGAAAGCAACTTCCCCCAAAAAAGGACCCCCGAGGAGGTTCATTCTAAGGCCCCCAATAGACGACAACAAATTAGCAGAAAGGTTTCTCAGCAGCCCACAACTTTGTCTCAAATTGTTTCCCTTGTTGAGTTCGTGTTTGCCTTCGTCGCGCCTCAACAATGCGGATAAATTGTGGATTGACGAGTACTTGCTCGAAGCGAAGCAAGCTCTGGGGTACTCCCTCGAGCCCTCGGAGACGCTCGGGGACGATAACCCCGCGAAGCAGTTCGACACACTGCTGTACTTGGCGTTCCAGCACCCGTCGTGCGAGAGGACGAAGGCGCGGCACGTGCGGTCGGGGCATTCGAGGTTGTCTTTTCTGGGACAGTACGTGCTCGAGTTGGCGCTGACGGAGTTTTTCTTGCAGAGGTATCCGAGGGAGTCGCCGGGTCCGATGAGGGAGAGAGTGTTTGGGTTGATAGGGAAGAGGAGCTTGCCCAAGTGGATTAAAGCTGCTAGCTTGCACAATTTGATATTTACGTTTGATGATATGGATAAGATCATGAGGAGGGAGAAGGAAGGTCCTGTCAA GTCAGTATTTTGGGCTTTGTTTGGGGCTATCTATCTTTGTTTTGGTATGCCAGAAGTGTATCGTGTTCTTTTTGAAGTCTTCGGAATGGATCCAGATGCCGAAGATTGCCAGCCCAAATTGCGTAGACAACTTGAAGATGTGGATTATGTATCTGCTGAGTTTGAAGGCAAGCTAAGCTGGCAAGATATCGTTGCATATAAG CCTCCCGCAGATGCTCTGTTTGAACACCCAAGGCTATTCAGAGCTTGTGTTCCCCCAGGAATGCATCGGTTTAGGGGCAATATATGGGATTACGATACAAGACCCCATGTTATGAAAACACTTGGATATCCATTAGAAATGACAGACAGAATCCCAGAAATTACTGAAGCCAGGAACGTAGAGCTTGGACTTGGATTGCAG CTTTGTTTCATGCATCCATCGAAGTTCAAATTTGAGCATCCTCGATTTTGCTATGAGAGATTAGAATACATTGGCCAAAAGATACAGGTACTATTCTGTCTGCTGTCCAAATGA